A genomic segment from Alphaproteobacteria bacterium encodes:
- a CDS encoding archease has protein sequence MTGCGPAADSGAEWEHFPHDADVGLRGFGATPARAFEQAARALTAVVTHAEVEPNLAVEVRCEAPDLELLFVEWLNAVIYEMAVRRMLFGRFAVAIEDNRLAGMLWGEAVNIERHAPACEPKGATYTALRVARDASGIWSAACVVDV, from the coding sequence ATGACAGGGTGCGGCCCGGCGGCTGATAGCGGAGCGGAATGGGAACATTTCCCGCATGACGCGGATGTTGGTCTGCGGGGCTTTGGCGCGACGCCGGCGCGGGCTTTCGAGCAGGCCGCACGCGCCCTGACCGCGGTCGTGACGCATGCTGAGGTCGAGCCCAATCTTGCGGTCGAGGTCAGGTGCGAGGCGCCGGACCTTGAGTTGCTGTTTGTCGAGTGGCTCAACGCCGTCATCTATGAGATGGCGGTGCGACGCATGCTGTTCGGGCGCTTTGCAGTGGCAATCGAGGACAACCGGCTTGCCGGCATGCTTTGGGGGGAGGCCGTGAACATCGAGCGCCACGCCCCGGCCTGCGAGCCGAAGGGAGCGACCTATACCGCCCTCAGAGTGGCCCGCGACGCCAGCGGCATCTGGTCGGCAGCCTGCGTCGTCGACGTGTGA